The nucleotide sequence ATCTCCCATACTCCGCGAGTTTTCTCTATTACGGTGATCTTGCAAACGCTCCTTACGGAGAGAAGCAGACTTCCGAAGTTTTGGAACTGACTCGTAATGTGTGTAATATCTTCTTAGAGCAAGAAGTGGATGCGATCCTTCTCGCATGTAACACCGCAACCTCCGCATCCGCTTCCAAACTAAGAGAAGAATTATCGGTACCTGTGTTCGGAATGGAACCCGCGATCAAACCTGCACTCCTCGCTCATCCTGACGAAAAAATTGCGTTACTCGCCACTTCGGTCACTCATAGAGAAGAAAAATTGCAGGCATTAAAATCCGAATTAGGAGCATTCGAAAGAGTGGTCCATTTGAATTGCGACGGGCTAGCTAGCTTGGTGGACCAAGGGAAATGGGAAGAAGCCAGACTTCTTCTTCAAAACATATTAAAAATTCCTCAAGAACAAGGGATCAGATCGCTCGTATTGGGATGTACACATTACGTATTCTTAAAAAGCGAAATACAAGAACTGTATCCTGAGGCTATTCTTCATGATGGGAACCAGGGGACGATCCGCCATTTAGTCAGATCTCTTCATTTGGACGAAAAACAAGGGCAGCCCAACTATACACTGTTCTTTTCTTCCGTCACAAATAGGGAAGAAGCGGAGGGTTTTGCATCGAGTTTATTACAGAAGAGTTCCGGTCTCCCTCCCTATAAGAGGTAGAAATTTTTTTCCTAAAGAGGTTTTTTTTGGTTCCCGGTCTAGGCGCTTTGTATTAGCTTTATGAATCCGTATGAACTCTATATCCATATCAAAGCTAGTTACGATCCTGTTGGTTCCGAGCCTTTTTTTCTTCTGCAAACCTAAAGAGGAAGAAACTAAGGATGCAATTGTTTCCTTCATCGTAGGAAAGGCGACTGCGGAAAAAGCGGGCTCCGTTCTGAAAGCAAACGATCGTGTTGTGGAATCCGAAATCGTAAAAACGGATCAGGATGCCACCTTAGATTTAACCACTACTTTAGGGACAGTCCGACTCTTAGGCGGTTCCGAGGCTTCTATCGCCGCATTAAGAGCGGATCAAAATTATATTAAGATCAACTCCGGCAATATTTTGGTAAAAGTCGCCAAACTGAAAAAGAACGAATCCATCTCGATTGACACTCCTACCGTGGTTGCCGCAGTCCGAGGCACACAATTTTGGGGCCAAGTGAATCCCGCCAACGAAACGGGAACTTTTGCCGTTCGTGAAGGTAGTGTCCAGATTACCCGAAAAGACGACGAGGCTCGGGTTTTGGTAAAAGCGGGAGAAGCTGTGGACTTAGGACCTGGGATCAAGGCATTAAAAGTTCGCCCTGCGGCTGCGGGAGAACTCTCCGCAATGGAACAAATCGATCAAATGAAATAGCTTTTTTTCTGGGCATTAGACCCGATCCGGGAATTCTGTTCTGGAGCGGGTCCATGCAAGAAGAAATCAGTTATAAATCCGCCGGAGTCGATACGGAAGCCGGCCAAGAATTCGTCAAAAAAATCAAACAAAATGTGGAATCCACCCATGGCCCCAGAGTTCTCGGTGGGCTTGGAGGATTTTCTGGTGCCTTCGACGTTTCCTTTCTCAAAAATTATAAAAACCCGATATTACTAAGCGGTACGGATGGAGTGGGCACCAAGGTGGAGCTTGCTCGTTTATTCAATATCCATGATACGATCGGCATAGACTTGGTCGCGATGTGTGTGAACGATATTCTCGTCTCGGGCGGAGAGCCTTTATTTTTCTTAGATTATATAGCTTGCGGCAAATTGATCCCGGAAAGAATGGAAAGGATCGTCGCCGGTATCGTAAAAGGTTGTAAACTTTCCGGAGCGGCACTGCTTGGCGGAGAAACTGCGGAACATCCGGGCACCATGGACCAGGATGAATACGATTTAGGCGGATTCGTCGTAGGAGCAGTGGAGAAGGAAGACTTAATAGACGGATCCAAGATCAAAGCCGGCGATATCGTCTTAGGTTTAGAATCTTCCGGTCCTCATAGCAACGGATTTTCCCTCATCCGCAAATTGTATTTGGAGGGCGGAAGGAGACTTCCCGCAGATCCTGAGTTAGTCGGTTTCCTAAAAGAATTCGCACTTCGTCCTACAAGGATCTATGTCCAGAGTATACTGAACCTGACCAAGAAGGTAGAAGTGAAAGGAATGGTGCATATCACCGGAGGAGGTTTTTACGAAAACATTCCTAGGGTGCTTCCTGATGCATTTGCTGTAGAAATTCGAAGAGAAAAACTTCCGGAGAATCCGTTCTTTGCCCGAGTTCAGAAAGATTTTCCTTCTCTATCCGAAAAGGAATTGTATTCCACTTTTAATATGGGAATCGGATACATAGTCATCGTTTCTCCCGAGTCCGAATCCGGCGCGATCTCTGCCTTGGAAGAAAAAGGAGAACTGGTCCATAAAATCGGAGTAATCGCTTCGAAAAATAAAGAGTCTGTTCTTTTTGTCTGATATTTTCTAACCGGCAGATATATGGATAGGATCCAAGCTCTTTTAAAAAATCCAGTTTTCATCTTATCCAAAAAGAATCCTTTCATGCTTTCTAGATGGAGTATTTTATACGTACTCCTAGGGTTATTTGCAGGAGTATTCTCCGCAGTGTTCTGGAAAGTTTTGGAATATCTCACCAAACTTTTAGCAGGTTTCCAAGGACATTATGTAATTTTAATTATGACCTTGTCCGGTTTGGGCATAGGCCTTCTCATTTACTTCTTGGGAGAACCAGGAGAAATTTCATTAGTAATCGATAATATTCGTTTTAGGGGAGGAAGACTCGACCCGAAGAACAATTCTTCTATGAGTTTATCTTCTTTGCTTAGTATTTCTTCTGGAGGAAGTGTGGGGCCCGAGGCGCCTCTTGTGCAGATCACCGGTTCTTTCGGAAGTTGGTTTGCGGAGAAGATAGGATTAGAAGGAGAAGAATTGAGATCCATGACGATTGCCGGAATGGCCGCAGGATTCACTTCTTTATTCGGATCTCCTTTGGGCGGAGCGTTATTCGCTCTGGAAATCCTTCAGCACAGGCATGTGGTAGAATATTACGAAGCGTTGTTGCCGGCATTTCTTTCGAGTTGCAGTGCCTACTTCGTATTCTTATTTATGACGGATATGGGGATCGGACCAACATGGGAATTCCCGCAATATATTCCTGGTGGAATAGAGGACTTTCAATACGCAATCGGTTTCGGAATGGCCGGTGCACTCGTTGGTTGGATCTTTTATGGAATATTCAAAATTACTAAATTTTCTTTCTCTAAAATAACTCTTCCTATTTTCGTAAAGACCACGATCGGCGGATTATTACTCGGTTGTATCGCATATTACGAACCGTTGACTCGCTATTTCGGTCACGATCAACTGAACGAGATCGTAGTCACCAAAGGGAATTGGATCTTTTTCGGGACCTTAGCTATATTAAAGATACTGGCGATCAATATCACCGTTTCCAGCGGTTGGAGAGGAGGGATTATCATACCTTTATTTTTCGTAGGAGCGGTAGCAGGTAGGTTCTTCATGGATTTTTTTCCATCCGAGAATGAATCCTTTTTACTCATCTGCCTTATGGCGTCCGTAAACGCTTCCGTGACCAAAACACCGATCAGCACCACGATATTGCTCACAGGGTTAACCGGGGTTTCCAATTTTACTCCGGTATTATTCGCCTCCTTAAGCGGATATTTCTTATCTCCCAAGGCTCCGTTTATCGGCTCTCAAGCGGATTCGGTGTAATTTTGGATCGGATTCAAGCGTCCGATTTTGTCCTGGACGATTTCCGGCAAATCGATAAAAGATAGCCAACTCTATGGGAATTTTCTCTAAAAAGGATCCGTTCTTTCTGATTGCGGCATTCTTATTTTTCGCATATTGTTCACCTTCTCCCAAAAAAGCTCTATTAGAGAATGGTGTTATAGATTGGGAAAAATCCTTAAACCAGGGAAAATGTTTTCGAATGACCGGGGATTGGAAGTTTGCCTGGTTGGGTGCCACTCCGGATACAAGTCTTCCAAAAGAACCGGAAAAATTTTCCATGGCCGTTATTCCTGGGAGTTGGACCAAACATGATTGGCCGGGTTCCGATGAGGGAGAATTTCCTAAGTATGGAAAAGCATTGTATAGAGTGGACCTGGTTTCTTCCATTCCGGTGGAAAGTTTACATTTGGTTTCTTACGACCAAGGAACGAATTATAGGATCCTATTTAACGGAAAACTAATTAACCAAGTGGGAAAAGTGGGAGATCCTTCCGAAGATGGGCTGGAACTTAGGACCAGTTATTCTATTCTTCCTCCTTGGCAAGGTGTCGCTCATCTAGACTTTGAAATTTCCAATTATCAATATAGAAAAGGTGGACTTTGGAAACCTCCCGTTTTAGGCACTTCCGAATGTGTGGGTCGTTATTATTTGGATAGAAGGGACTTGGAAGGAATACTCTGCGGAGGCCTTTTCTTTTTAGGCTTATTTCATATCTTCGTATCCGCTTTTTATAAAAAAGATCCTTCCGCATTCATTTTAGGACTTCTTTCCACCACGGTAGGACTTAGATTATATTCCACAGGAGTGAGATTATTTCCCGAACATTTTTTAGTGAGACCGGAAATCTATCTAAGGACTGAATTTATCACTTGGTTTTTGGGGATGCCTTTGGCCTTCCATTTTTTATTAGCTGTGTTTCCTACTGACTTCGGCAAAAATTTTCTGAAACTCAGTTATATTTTTGCAGGTATATTTACGCTTATCACTTTGTTTACGGGACCTGCTATCTATTCTTATCTTATCAACCCTTCCTACTTACTTTTTGTGTTTAACGGAGCCTGCTCTTTAGTCGTTTTAGCGAAAGCGGTTTCCCAAAAAATGGTGGGGGCTTATATTTATCTCGCAGGTTTTATCTTCCTTCTCTTCTTTATGACAAGCGAGATATTATTCCATGCGGAACTTTTGGATTCCTGGGAATTAAGCGGGATTGGAGTAGGAATATTCGTGCTTGCAAATTCACTTTCTTTATCCAACAAGATGTTGAGCGGATTCAGGGAAAGGGAGAAGGTCCAAGAGATACTGAACACGAACTTAGAGGAACTCGTCCGAAAAAGGACCAGAGAATTGGAATTTGCTAGAGACGAAGCGGAAGCCGCTAATAAAGCAAAGAGCGAATTTTTGATCAACGTAGACCACGAGGTTCGCACTCCTATGAACGGGATCGTCGGGATTACTCAGATGTTATTGGATTCCGATCTCAAACCGGAACATAAGGAAATGTTGGAACTACTTAAAAGAAGCGGGGACGCAATGATGGTAATTCTCGGTTCTATGTTGGACGCATCCAGTTTAGAAAAAGGTACATTATATCTTTTGAATAAACGTTTCAGTCTAAAAGCCTCTATTTATGAAGCCGCAATGAGGGTTGAGGATAAGATCCGCAGAAAAAATCTGGATTTCAGCGTAACTCTTTCCGACAACCTTCCTGAAACCGTCGATGGAGACGAAGAAAGATTCAAAACAATGCTTTTGGTCCTTCTCGAGAACGCGGAAAAGTTCACCGTAAAAGGGTTCGTCAAACTTTCCGGAGAAAAAGTCCAAGAAACCAATCTAGAATACAGGCTTCGGTTTAAGGTCCAAGACTCAGGTATAGGAATTCCGGAAGATAAACTCAGTTCTATTTTTAATCCGTTCCAACAGGTGGATTCCGGTGTGACTAAACCTTTCCAGGGAGCAGGTCTTGGCCTTGCTCTTTGTAAAGCCCTTGCCCAGAAAATGGACGGTGATATCTCGGTCCAAAGTGTGCCTGGCAAAGGTTCCGAGTTTATCCTAGAAATCGCCCTCTCTAAACCGGAAATCCAATCTTGACATAAGATTTCCACCTTCCAAGCTGGGTCCAAACTATATGGGAAGGATCCAAGAACTTAGTCCGGAATTAATCAATCAAATCGCTGCCGGGGAAGTGATTGAATCCGCTCATTCCGTCCTGAAAGAAATGATGGAGAACTCCGTGGACGCGGGAGCGGACTCGATCGAAGTGGAATCCAGAGACGGGGGCCTGACCTCCTTACTTCTTTCGGATAACGGCTCGGGGATAGAAGAAGAGGATATCCCTCTTGCAATCCAAAGACATGCCACAAGCAAGATCCGTACATTAAAAGATCTTGAATTAGTTTCTTCTTATGGATTTAGGGGAGAAGCGTTGGCGTCCATCGCTTCCGTTTCCAAACTTACGATAGAGACCGGAACCGGACAATCGACCGCCTGGAAGGTTAGAGCGGAAAAAGGACAGATCATTTCCAAAGAATCCATCCCAGGTTTTCACGGTACAAAGATCCTAGTCGAGGATCTATTCTATAATACTCCAGTCAGAAGGAAATTTTTAAAATCGGTCCGCTCCGAAGATAAGAAGATCCGTGATAAAGTAACTGTCCAGGCGCTCGCTCGAGAAGACATCCGATTTAGATTCGTACAGGATCATAAGGAGATCTATAGACTTTCTCCCAAAGATAAAAAAGAAAGGATCATAGACCTATTCGGAGAAAATTTCAGGGATCATTTGTTGGAGGTCCAACTGGAAAGAAAAGGTTGGAAGGCAAAAGGTTATATCAGCGATCCCGATTTTTATAAATCCAACCGCACGGGACAGTTCATATTCGTGAACGGAAGACCGGTGGAGATCAAATATTCCTCTCATTTATTAAAAAAATGTTATGATGAACTTCTTCCTCCGAACGCGCATCCATACTGTTTTTTATTTTTCGAAGTGGATCCCGAATCCATAGATGTAAACGTTCATCCCGCAAAAAAAGAGATCCGATTTCTGGATGAGGAAGGATTTAATACGTTCTTTCTGCAATTGATCCAAAAAGAACTTAGGTCCAGCACTCCGGTCAGCTTTTTAGAATTGAAAAACAGGCTTTTAAGGGCCGAGCCAAAAAAGATGGAATCCACATTGTATTCCTTTTCTTCTTCCTCATCTGCCGGAACGGAACAACAACTTTTAGGAGGGGCGCTTTATGAAGAAGTAAAACATTCTCCTTCCTTTCCCGTAGAAGCAGTCGGTCCCGGTTCCAGGTTAGAAGACTTAACCGATATTCCGATCAAACATTCTGAATTTATTCCTAAAAAACATTTCGGTTTATTATTCGAGACTTTCATATTGGCGGAAGGAGAAGACGGTTTTTATATCATAGACCAACATACCGCCCACGAAAGGATCCGCTACGAAGAAGTATTAAGAAAACTTAAGAAAAAAAATTACGGGATACAACCTCTTCTTACTCCGATCCGTATTCCTGTTTCCAAACAAGAAGCGGAAGAGATCAAAGACAGACTCGGAGAATACCAAGAAGTGGGCTTAAAACTAGACTCACTCGGTGAAGACACAATGGTCCTTCGGGAAGTTCCCGGTTATTTTCTACCGGGACATGAAAAAGAGATCGTTCTGGATTTTCTCAATCGCACCGGAGGTAAGGAAGTTCCGGAACCTGAGTTATACGATCTTATGGCAAAATGTGTGGCCTGTAGATCCGCAGTAAAAAAAGGGGACCAACTTTCGGATCATCTGATCGCGGAAATGCTCAATCGTCTGAGTTATTGTGAGAACCCGTCCCGGTGTCCTCATGGAAGGCCCACCTTGGTCAAATTAACCAGAGAAGATCTGGAAAGAATGTTTCATCGCAGGTAAAATTTGAAAACCGAATCCCAAGAACTTAGAAACTCCACGGAGAACGTAATCACTTCCTTGGTCCGACAGACATTGGTCGCAAGTGTGATCTTATTATTGATCGTTTTAATACTCGCCAGATTTTTTAATGAAAGGGTCACTCAGGTCGCCGGACTCTTTTTGGATTACACAGGTGTATGGGGAGTGGGCCTTTCCATCTTTGTCGCGGATTCAGTGCATGTGTTCTTTCCCCCTGATACGTTCTTGATCTTGGCAGTGGCTGCAAACATGCCCGATTTTTGGGTAATCTTCTTCGCATCTTTTGGGTCTTTACTTGCGGGAGGATGTTCTTATTCCCAAGGAAGATTCCTACTTCCTAAATTGCACATATTTACCAAGTTCATTCGAAATCACGAAGAGAAGTTGGAAGTATATGTAAAACGATTCGGATTCTGGGCGGTGGTTCTTGCAGCGCTTACGCCGTTACCTTATTCCTGGACTTCCGTGGCTGCAGGAGCGATGAAAATGAGGATCCATCTTTTTTTCGCTGCTGCACTTTTTCGGATCCCCCGTTTTATTCTTTATTATTACCTAATAAAGGGCGGATGGATCGGGGTCTAAACATTCGGATTGACGCATATTAGAAGCAAAGGTACAAAAGTTTAGATGATGGACGATTCTCCCAGACTCATTCCTAAGACCAGAAAAGAATTAATCTTAGAAAATTTGGATTGGTTCGGTTTACCGGTTCGTATTTCCGAATTGGTGGAGAATGTATTGGACGGGAAGATTAGGGAACAATCCTTAGTATGCTGCCATAGCGCATGTGATGTATGCAATTCCACCATCCGTTCCTGCATACGAAAGGTCCAAAGAGAATTGGAAGAAGAACTTGGGCAGTCTATTTGAAAGAGCGCCACTTCCTCATAAGATCAGGCCTAGTTCCTTTGCTCAGGTCATTGGACAGGAAAAGGCAAAACTTCAATTACAAAAATATAAAGAACCGATAAGTATTCTACTATACGGACCTCCGGGCACGGGAAAATCGACGATCGCCAGGATTTTAGGTAATACGTGGAAACTACCTTTTGTGGAATACAATGCAGTCACCACCGGTGTAGCAGACATCAAAAAGCTGTTGGAAAGATCCGAAAAAGAAGGAAGTATCTTACTTTTTCTAGATGAGATCCACAGATTCAGTTCTTCCCAACAAGATAGTTTATTAAAAGGAGTGGAGACCGGAGCGATTGTTCTTATCGGAGCCACCACGGAGAATCCCTCCTTTCGGATCACAAGACCATTATTGTCCAGATGCCAGGTCCTTAAACTGGAACCTTTAGGAGAGAACGATCTATTAGAGATACTTTCCAGAGGTATAGAATCCTTAGACCCGAAGCCGAATATTACAAAAGAGGCAAGTTCTCTACTCGTCCGTTATTCCGGGGGAGACGCTAGAAAACTTCTCTCCAATTTGGAAGGAATTGTTCTTTCGAAAGATGCCGGAACCCAAATAGAAGCCTCCGATATAGAAACATTTTTGGAAAGTCGGGTAATCGAATACGACCAAAGTGGAGAGAGTCATTATGATGTGATCTCCGCGTTCATCAAGTCGGTGAGAGGAAGCGACCCTGATGCTGCTTTATTCTATCTAGCAATGATGTTAGAAGGCGGAGAAGATCCGCTCTTTATCGCCAGACGGCTCATTATCCTTGCATCCGAAGATATCGGAAATGCTTCCGTTCATGGTTTACCTTTAGCTGTTGCAGGACTTCATGCAATAGAGACGATCGGAATGCCGGAAGGAAGGATTGTATTAGGGCAGGTCACTACATTCTTAGCCTCTTGTCCAAAGTCCAACGCCTCTTATTTAGGAATTGGTTCCGCACTTTCCTTTGTGAAAGAACGAGGGCCAAGTTTAAAGATCCCGAATCGACTTAGAAATGCTCCCACTGCCACTCATAAAAAAGAAGGAGCAGGACAAGGG is from Leptospira sp. WS58.C1 and encodes:
- the murI gene encoding glutamate racemase yields the protein MKNDKERVPKIGVMDSGMGGLSVLKELLDLPYSASFLYYGDLANAPYGEKQTSEVLELTRNVCNIFLEQEVDAILLACNTATSASASKLREELSVPVFGMEPAIKPALLAHPDEKIALLATSVTHREEKLQALKSELGAFERVVHLNCDGLASLVDQGKWEEARLLLQNILKIPQEQGIRSLVLGCTHYVFLKSEIQELYPEAILHDGNQGTIRHLVRSLHLDEKQGQPNYTLFFSSVTNREEAEGFASSLLQKSSGLPPYKR
- the lsa19 gene encoding adhesin Lsa19; its protein translation is MNSISISKLVTILLVPSLFFFCKPKEEETKDAIVSFIVGKATAEKAGSVLKANDRVVESEIVKTDQDATLDLTTTLGTVRLLGGSEASIAALRADQNYIKINSGNILVKVAKLKKNESISIDTPTVVAAVRGTQFWGQVNPANETGTFAVREGSVQITRKDDEARVLVKAGEAVDLGPGIKALKVRPAAAGELSAMEQIDQMK
- the purM gene encoding phosphoribosylformylglycinamidine cyclo-ligase, whose translation is MQEEISYKSAGVDTEAGQEFVKKIKQNVESTHGPRVLGGLGGFSGAFDVSFLKNYKNPILLSGTDGVGTKVELARLFNIHDTIGIDLVAMCVNDILVSGGEPLFFLDYIACGKLIPERMERIVAGIVKGCKLSGAALLGGETAEHPGTMDQDEYDLGGFVVGAVEKEDLIDGSKIKAGDIVLGLESSGPHSNGFSLIRKLYLEGGRRLPADPELVGFLKEFALRPTRIYVQSILNLTKKVEVKGMVHITGGGFYENIPRVLPDAFAVEIRREKLPENPFFARVQKDFPSLSEKELYSTFNMGIGYIVIVSPESESGAISALEEKGELVHKIGVIASKNKESVLFV
- a CDS encoding chloride channel protein; translated protein: MDRIQALLKNPVFILSKKNPFMLSRWSILYVLLGLFAGVFSAVFWKVLEYLTKLLAGFQGHYVILIMTLSGLGIGLLIYFLGEPGEISLVIDNIRFRGGRLDPKNNSSMSLSSLLSISSGGSVGPEAPLVQITGSFGSWFAEKIGLEGEELRSMTIAGMAAGFTSLFGSPLGGALFALEILQHRHVVEYYEALLPAFLSSCSAYFVFLFMTDMGIGPTWEFPQYIPGGIEDFQYAIGFGMAGALVGWIFYGIFKITKFSFSKITLPIFVKTTIGGLLLGCIAYYEPLTRYFGHDQLNEIVVTKGNWIFFGTLAILKILAINITVSSGWRGGIIIPLFFVGAVAGRFFMDFFPSENESFLLICLMASVNASVTKTPISTTILLTGLTGVSNFTPVLFASLSGYFLSPKAPFIGSQADSV
- a CDS encoding sensor histidine kinase — encoded protein: MGIFSKKDPFFLIAAFLFFAYCSPSPKKALLENGVIDWEKSLNQGKCFRMTGDWKFAWLGATPDTSLPKEPEKFSMAVIPGSWTKHDWPGSDEGEFPKYGKALYRVDLVSSIPVESLHLVSYDQGTNYRILFNGKLINQVGKVGDPSEDGLELRTSYSILPPWQGVAHLDFEISNYQYRKGGLWKPPVLGTSECVGRYYLDRRDLEGILCGGLFFLGLFHIFVSAFYKKDPSAFILGLLSTTVGLRLYSTGVRLFPEHFLVRPEIYLRTEFITWFLGMPLAFHFLLAVFPTDFGKNFLKLSYIFAGIFTLITLFTGPAIYSYLINPSYLLFVFNGACSLVVLAKAVSQKMVGAYIYLAGFIFLLFFMTSEILFHAELLDSWELSGIGVGIFVLANSLSLSNKMLSGFREREKVQEILNTNLEELVRKRTRELEFARDEAEAANKAKSEFLINVDHEVRTPMNGIVGITQMLLDSDLKPEHKEMLELLKRSGDAMMVILGSMLDASSLEKGTLYLLNKRFSLKASIYEAAMRVEDKIRRKNLDFSVTLSDNLPETVDGDEERFKTMLLVLLENAEKFTVKGFVKLSGEKVQETNLEYRLRFKVQDSGIGIPEDKLSSIFNPFQQVDSGVTKPFQGAGLGLALCKALAQKMDGDISVQSVPGKGSEFILEIALSKPEIQS
- the mutL gene encoding DNA mismatch repair endonuclease MutL — encoded protein: MGRIQELSPELINQIAAGEVIESAHSVLKEMMENSVDAGADSIEVESRDGGLTSLLLSDNGSGIEEEDIPLAIQRHATSKIRTLKDLELVSSYGFRGEALASIASVSKLTIETGTGQSTAWKVRAEKGQIISKESIPGFHGTKILVEDLFYNTPVRRKFLKSVRSEDKKIRDKVTVQALAREDIRFRFVQDHKEIYRLSPKDKKERIIDLFGENFRDHLLEVQLERKGWKAKGYISDPDFYKSNRTGQFIFVNGRPVEIKYSSHLLKKCYDELLPPNAHPYCFLFFEVDPESIDVNVHPAKKEIRFLDEEGFNTFFLQLIQKELRSSTPVSFLELKNRLLRAEPKKMESTLYSFSSSSSAGTEQQLLGGALYEEVKHSPSFPVEAVGPGSRLEDLTDIPIKHSEFIPKKHFGLLFETFILAEGEDGFYIIDQHTAHERIRYEEVLRKLKKKNYGIQPLLTPIRIPVSKQEAEEIKDRLGEYQEVGLKLDSLGEDTMVLREVPGYFLPGHEKEIVLDFLNRTGGKEVPEPELYDLMAKCVACRSAVKKGDQLSDHLIAEMLNRLSYCENPSRCPHGRPTLVKLTREDLERMFHRR
- a CDS encoding YqaA family protein — encoded protein: MKTESQELRNSTENVITSLVRQTLVASVILLLIVLILARFFNERVTQVAGLFLDYTGVWGVGLSIFVADSVHVFFPPDTFLILAVAANMPDFWVIFFASFGSLLAGGCSYSQGRFLLPKLHIFTKFIRNHEEKLEVYVKRFGFWAVVLAALTPLPYSWTSVAAGAMKMRIHLFFAAALFRIPRFILYYYLIKGGWIGV
- a CDS encoding replication-associated recombination protein A is translated as MGSLFERAPLPHKIRPSSFAQVIGQEKAKLQLQKYKEPISILLYGPPGTGKSTIARILGNTWKLPFVEYNAVTTGVADIKKLLERSEKEGSILLFLDEIHRFSSSQQDSLLKGVETGAIVLIGATTENPSFRITRPLLSRCQVLKLEPLGENDLLEILSRGIESLDPKPNITKEASSLLVRYSGGDARKLLSNLEGIVLSKDAGTQIEASDIETFLESRVIEYDQSGESHYDVISAFIKSVRGSDPDAALFYLAMMLEGGEDPLFIARRLIILASEDIGNASVHGLPLAVAGLHAIETIGMPEGRIVLGQVTTFLASCPKSNASYLGIGSALSFVKERGPSLKIPNRLRNAPTATHKKEGAGQGYKYPHDFGGFVPFSYFPDDLSDNPPQFYKPTKNGMEGKIREHLASIWKQISSKKYE